The following DNA comes from Streptomyces sp. Ag109_O5-10.
GCAGCCACACCCTGGCCCGCACCGCGCACGGCCTCCTCGACTCCCTCAAGGCCCGCATGCCCGAGCTGGCCGGCGCCGCCGCCGCCCAGTACGCCGCCGCGCTGCGCCTGACCTCCGCGGTCGACACGGCCTACGACAGCGAGCACGCGCGCCTGCGAGGACGTCTCCAGGCCGGAGCCGTCCTCGCAGGCGACGCCCTCAAGCGCTGGCGCGCCTACCCCCTCGACTGCTCCGCCGAGGAACTCCTGGACGCCCTGGTGGAGAGCCTCGCCGCCCTGCTGCTCTGCTCCGTCACCGCCGCCGACGAACGCGTCGACGACGCCTGGCGCCGCGAGCCGGCCTCCGCCGCTCCCGGGCTCACCGACCGCGACCCGTCCCTGGAGAGCGCCGAGCACCGCATCGGCCTCGCCGTCCGGCGCTGGCGGCGCGAGCTGGAGGAGTACGCCGAGGACGAGGTGCGCGAGCTGGACCGCAGCATCGCCCCGGACTCCGAGGTGGTCGCAGCCCTGGTCGCCACCGCGCTGCTCGGCGGCCGGCGCACCAAGATCGCGGGGGAGCGGCTCGCCGAGCGCATCGGCGCCCACGGCGCGCTGCGGCTGCGCGACCGCGCGGGACGGCTGCTCTCCGAACACGTGGACCGCGTCCTGCACGCCGAACGCGAGCGCCGCCTGGCCCCGCTCGACGCCCTCGACGTGCACCCCGAGCCCCAGGCCGAACTCATCGCCGCCCTGTCCGTCCTGCAGAAGGAGAGGTGACCGGTGACCGCCGTCACTGACCACGACCACACGGATCGCATGGAACGCATGGATCACACCAGTGACTTCACCGGTGACTACGCCAGCGACTTCGACGCCGGACCGGCCGCGGCGGACACCGCGCCGGACGCCGTACGGGAGCCCGCGCGGGAGTCGGCACGGGAGTCCGGGCGGGGGTCGGCACGGGAGTCGGCACGGGACCGTGCCCCGGACGGCGACCGGCACCGGGACGAGGCAGGGAAGGACCTCAAGGAGCAGCAGGAGCACGAGGAGACCGCCGAGGCTCCCGAGGCCTCCGGATCCCCGCAGACTCCCGAGGCGACCGAGGCCGCCGAGCCGGCCGCCGAGAGCGTCCCGCACGCACGCGTGCGGGAGCAGCGCGAACCGGCCGACGACCGCCCGCCCCCCGCCGGCGACCGCCCCCCGGCCACCGGCGACCGCCCGCCCGTCACCGGCGACCGCCCGGCCGCCGCCGAGGACGATCCGGACGCCGGTGACGACGTCTGGGACGACGGCCTCATCGCCCGCCGGGTCACCGAGACCGCCAAGGCCGCCGTCCCCGTCGTGGAGACCCGCGGCCCCGGCGCCCCGGCCCCCGCCCCGCTCGCCTACGACGGCCCGCTGCGCTCCCGCCTCGACGCCCTGCGCGAGCTCGTCGGCCTCTCCCGCACCCGCCTCGACAGCAACACCCTCGGCGAGGCAGGCCGGGTCCTGGACGAGGCGGCCACCCGGCGCCGGCTCTCCGGCCAGCACACCGTCGTCGCCCTCGCCGGCGCCACCGGCAGCGGCAAGTCCCAGCTGTTCAACGCGCTCGCCGGAGTCGCCATCTCGGAGACCGGGGTACGCCGGCCCACCACCTCCGCGCCCATCGCGTGCACCTGGAGCGACGGCAGCGCGGCCCTCATCGACCGGCTCGGCATCCCGGGCCGGCTGCGCCGCCGCCCCGTGCACAACCCGGAGGCGGACGCACAGCTGCGCGGGCTGGTCCTGATCGACCTGCCCGACCACGACTCGGCCGCCGTCCAGCACCGCGCACAGGTCGACCGGATCCTGAAACTCGTCGACGCGGTGATCTGGGTCGTCGACCCCGAGAAGTACGCCGACGCCGTCCTCCACGAGCGCTACCTGCGGCCCATGGCCGGCCACGCCGAGGTCATGTTCATCGTCCTCAACCAGACCGACCGGCTGCCCGGCGAGGCCACCGACCAGGTCCTGGACGACCTGCGCCGGCTGCTCGACGACGACGGTATCGCCCTCGGCGAGTACGGCGACCCGGGCGCGACCGTGCTCGCGCTGTCCGCGCTCACCGGCGACGGCGTCGGCGAACTGCGCGAACTTCTCGGCCAGTTCGTGTCCGAGCGGGGCGCGGCGGCCCGCCGGGTCGCCGCCGACGTGGACGCCGCCGCGGCCCGGCTGCGGCCCGTCTACGCCACCGGCAGGCGCGCCGGGCTCAGCGAGGAGGCGCGCGACGAGTTCGCCGGGCGGCTCGCGGACGCGGTCGGTGCCACCGCCGCCGGCGAGGCCGCCGAACGGGCCTGGCGGCGCAACGCCAACCGGGCCTGCGGCACGCCCTGGCTCCGGCTGTGGCGCTGGTACCAGAAGCGCGGCGAGCCGCCCACCGGACGTCTGCAGAAGGCCCAGCCGGAGGTGGAGGCCACCGCGCGGCAGCGCGTCGAGCAGGCGGTGCGCACGGTCTCCGAGCGGGCCTCGGCCGGACTGCCGGCGCCCTGGGCGCAGGCGGTGCGGGAGGCGGCCGTACGTGGGTCGCAGGGCCTTCCGGAAGCGCTCGACGACCTGGCCGCGCGGGCCGGGCTGCCGCCGGGGCGGCCACCGCGGCCGGGCTGGTGGCCGGTGGCGGTGCTCGCCCAGGCCGCCATGACGCTCCTTCAGGTGGTCGGCGGACTGTGGCTGATGGGGCAGATCACCGGGGTGACGGCGCCCAACCTGGGCGTTCCGGTGCTGCTGATGGTCTCCGGGATCATCGGTGGCCCGCTGGTCGAGTGGGGCTGCCGGATGGCGGCCCGCGGCCCGGCCCGCCGGTACGGCCTGGAGGCGGAACGCCGGCTCCGCGAGGCGGCGGCCGGCTGCGGGCGGGCTCGCGTGCTGGATCCGGTGGCGGCGGAGCTGCTGCGGTACCAGGAGGTGCGGGAGCAGTACGCGAGGGTGACCCGGACGGGCGCCGGGGTGGCCGGAGTGGCCGGCGTGGCCGGAATGGGGTGAGGCCGGGGAACGGGGCGGGGCCCCGCCCAGGTTTCGGGCCTGGGCGGGGCCCCGTCCGGGGTTCGGGCCCGGGCGGGGCTCCGTCCGGGGGGACGGGGTCACTCGTCCGGGTGACGGGGTTGTCCACACGCCGGCAGTGGTCCACAGCGCTCGGCGGGCCCGCGCCGTCGGCGGCAGTCTGGACCCACGGCGACCGCGACCGGCGTCCCGGGCAGGCGGTCGCCGTGGTGGACACAGCCGTACGGGGCGGCCCCGTACGCGGATCCGCCCGGCCACGGCGGCCGGGCGAGGGAGGGGTTCGTGATGAACGAGACGATGGTCTGCGCGGTGGGCAACGTGGCGACGCAGCCGGTGTTCCGGGAACTGGCGGCGGGTCCGTCGGCCCGGTTCCGGCTGGCGGTGACCGCGCGCTACTGGGACCGCGAGAAGAACGCCTGGACGGACGGCCACACCAACTTCTTCACGGTGTGGGCCAACCGTCAGCTCGCCACCAACGCGGCGACCTCGCTGACGGTCGGCGACCCCGTCGTCGTACAGGGGCGGCTGAAGGTGCGCACCGAGACCCGGGAGGGCCAGCAGCGGACCTCCGCCGACATCGACGCGGTGGCGATCGGCCACGACCTCGCCCGCGGCACGGCGGCCTTCCGGCGAACCGCCAGGCCGGACACGACGGCACCCGCGCCACCGCGCCCGGAACCCGACTGGGAGACACCGGCGGAGTCCCCCGACCCGCCCGCCGGGGCGCAACCGGAACCGGTGGCGGTGGCGTCCGCCGCGCCGTGACGGGGCATGAGGTGACTGCGCGTCAAGGTCCGTCGGCGTCGGCCCATCCGAACGGCGGCCGCCCGACTGTCCGTTGACACCCGTCGCCGTCCCTCGGCATCCACGAGCGGCCGGCGCCGGCCAT
Coding sequences within:
- a CDS encoding YfjP family GTPase yields the protein MERMDHTSDFTGDYASDFDAGPAAADTAPDAVREPARESARESGRGSARESARDRAPDGDRHRDEAGKDLKEQQEHEETAEAPEASGSPQTPEATEAAEPAAESVPHARVREQREPADDRPPPAGDRPPATGDRPPVTGDRPAAAEDDPDAGDDVWDDGLIARRVTETAKAAVPVVETRGPGAPAPAPLAYDGPLRSRLDALRELVGLSRTRLDSNTLGEAGRVLDEAATRRRLSGQHTVVALAGATGSGKSQLFNALAGVAISETGVRRPTTSAPIACTWSDGSAALIDRLGIPGRLRRRPVHNPEADAQLRGLVLIDLPDHDSAAVQHRAQVDRILKLVDAVIWVVDPEKYADAVLHERYLRPMAGHAEVMFIVLNQTDRLPGEATDQVLDDLRRLLDDDGIALGEYGDPGATVLALSALTGDGVGELRELLGQFVSERGAAARRVAADVDAAAARLRPVYATGRRAGLSEEARDEFAGRLADAVGATAAGEAAERAWRRNANRACGTPWLRLWRWYQKRGEPPTGRLQKAQPEVEATARQRVEQAVRTVSERASAGLPAPWAQAVREAAVRGSQGLPEALDDLAARAGLPPGRPPRPGWWPVAVLAQAAMTLLQVVGGLWLMGQITGVTAPNLGVPVLLMVSGIIGGPLVEWGCRMAARGPARRYGLEAERRLREAAAGCGRARVLDPVAAELLRYQEVREQYARVTRTGAGVAGVAGVAGMG
- a CDS encoding single-stranded DNA-binding protein, translated to MNETMVCAVGNVATQPVFRELAAGPSARFRLAVTARYWDREKNAWTDGHTNFFTVWANRQLATNAATSLTVGDPVVVQGRLKVRTETREGQQRTSADIDAVAIGHDLARGTAAFRRTARPDTTAPAPPRPEPDWETPAESPDPPAGAQPEPVAVASAAP